Within the Arthrobacter caoxuetaonis genome, the region CTGCGCCTGAACCGGCTCCCGTTCGCCCGGGACCGGGTGTACCTGGCGCTGCGGGAAGCGGGCTGGCCGGCGAAGGTCTCCGCCGCACGATAGTTCTGGTTGCACGGTCGCTCTGGTTACACGGGAGCTCTGGTTGCACCCAGTGCAACGATGCACCTAGTGTAGGAGTGTGCTTGACGCCGGATCTCCTCCAGACCGCCGTGCCGCCCTGAAGGGCAGGCACCGGCAGGCCATTGTGGACGCCTGTGCAGGCCTGCTGACAGAGCGGAGGGGAACGGACTTCTCCGTGGATGAGCTCGCGCAGCGCGCAGATGTCTCCCGCCGCACGGTCTTCAACCACTTCGCTTCCCTGGACGACGTTGTGCTGGAAGTCGGCACCGGCGTCGTCGCTTCCGCCCTGGTTTTGCCCGGCGGCAGGGCCCCGGAGGGCTACTCGCCGCTGGACGACCTGGTGGACCTCGTGAGCTCACCCCGCTTCATCGAAGCGGTCTCCTACCTGACACGTGTCCTGGGCCGGGCCGACAACCGGTCCTCACCCGAGCAGGCCATCATGGCCTTCCGCTCCGTGACCATGGCCAGCGACCAGGTCATGGCTTCCCTGGCCACCCGGCACCCGGAGTCCAACCCGGAGGATATCCAGCTCCTGGTCGGCACCTTCGCGGGCGGCGTCAGCGTGCTCTACGAACTCTGGTGTGCCCAAACCGGAGCCGTAGACACTCCTGAATCCCGTGG harbors:
- a CDS encoding TetR/AcrR family transcriptional regulator → MLDAGSPPDRRAALKGRHRQAIVDACAGLLTERRGTDFSVDELAQRADVSRRTVFNHFASLDDVVLEVGTGVVASALVLPGGRAPEGYSPLDDLVDLVSSPRFIEAVSYLTRVLGRADNRSSPEQAIMAFRSVTMASDQVMASLATRHPESNPEDIQLLVGTFAGGVSVLYELWCAQTGAVDTPESRGAWLELLQRLVAALRSGNLAGTPPGTS